From one Rosa rugosa chromosome 4, drRosRugo1.1, whole genome shotgun sequence genomic stretch:
- the LOC133742279 gene encoding protection of telomeres protein 1b-like isoform X1, which translates to MSSMRDLYHFTKIRAARNVKRGKVNIIGVVLEHGFPRKSKGTDWYYFVRIIDETYHDIGLPVHIFFETMDRSPRVLSPGDIIQFQSVTVKVFGDEMSAVYNKQYSSFSLYDGRDGSVPYQTSQRFRERDLDKRFVTDLRRWFRDFPIDEGPSNFSFARQLTEGEHFNLFCKVLYVYEGAGSQWTAFVWDGSDAPPAIIHKKLSEEMHQPLALHLESFSLARDIVCSFPTLGTVLRVISQDIEPDFLPLLRAGNWVKLTNLMCELHDGLWRVVLTQYSRIHYASNGDQFKPQPQRLYDERLLRNPRNLRRMPQWSLPWPSRITEVDIDDDCEFRTLMDVVTSTEVMVGYKCVVRVVSVLPCRAMDYHYPNGVLRIRLTLEDPTTRIHAFLYAEDGLKFFNGPSSDEVLSTKRNALVGASANIDGEEEEDTPRNPPWVQVCLRAQYQIEGDLESREYIVFGTKLRD; encoded by the exons ATGTCGTCAATGCGCGACCTCTACCACTTCACCAAGATCAGAGCCGCCCGGAATGTTAAACGCGGCAAAGTTAACATCATCGGCGTCGTTCTCGAGCACGGATTTCCCAGAAAGTCCAAAGGCACCG ATTGGTATTACTTCGTGAGGATAATTGATGAGACTTATCATGATATTGGGTTACCCGTTCATATATTCTTTGAAACTATGGATAGAAGTCCTCGTGTTTTGTCTCCTGGAGACATAATTCAATTTCAAAGTGTTACG GTGAAAGTTTTTGGAGATGAAATGTCTGCAGTTTATAACAAGCAGTACTCTAGCTTTTCCCTGTATGACGGAAGAGATGGTAGTGTTCCTTATCAGACTTCTCAAAGATTCCGCGAAAGGGACCTAGACAAGAGATTTGTCACAGACTTGAGAAGATGGTTTCGGGATTTCCCTATTGATGAAG GCCCAAGTAATTTCTCTTTCGCGAGACAATTGACAGAGGGAGAgcattttaatttgttttgtaaA GTACTTTATGTCTATGAAGGAGCTGGAAGTCAGTGGACAGCCTTTGTTTGGGATGGAAGTGATGCTCCTCCAGCCATAATTCACAAAAA GCTCTCAGAGGAGATGCACCAGCCATTAGCTCTACATTTGGAATCTTTTTCCTTAGCAAGAGATATTGTATGTAGCTTTCCAACTTTAGGAACCGTGTTAAGGGTGATATCTCAAGATATTGAGCCAGACTTCCTTCCTTTGTTGAGAGCTGGCAACTGGGTAAAACTTACAAATTTGATGTGTGAATTGCATGATGGACTATGGCGTGTTGTGTTGACTCAGTACTCTAGGATTCATTATGCATCAAATGGGGATCAATTCAAACCTCAGCCACAAAG GTTATATGATGAGCGGTTGTTACGAAATCCTAGAAATTTGAGACGAATGCCACAATGGAGCTTACCTTGGCCTTCTCGAATTACAG AGGTTGATATTGATGATGATTGTGAATTTCGTACCTTAATGGATGTTGTCACGAGTACGGAG GTGATGGTTGGTTATAAGTGCGTTGTTCGTGTTGTATCGGTTTTGCCATGCCGGGCAATGGACTATCACTACCCTAATGGGGTCCTTAGAATTAGACTAACGTTAGAAGACCCAACTACCAGAATTCATGCCTTTTTGTATGCCGAAGATGGG ttGAAGTTTTTCAATGGACCTTCATCTGATGAGGTATTGAGTACAAAGCGAAATGCACTGGTAGGAGCTTCTGCAAATATTgatggagaggaagaagaggataCTCCTCGAAACCCACCTTGGGTGCAGGTTTGTTTAAGGGCGCAATATCAAATTGAAGGTGACTTAGAGAGTAGGGAGTACATAGTATTTGGCACGAAGCTTAGAGATTAG
- the LOC133742279 gene encoding protection of telomeres protein 1a-like isoform X2: MTFVVAMINESQRYNIVDWYKDWYYFVRIIDETYHDIGLPVHIFFETMDRSPRVLSPGDIIQFQSVTVKVFGDEMSAVYNKQYSSFSLYDGRDGSVPYQTSQRFRERDLDKRFVTDLRRWFRDFPIDEGPSNFSFARQLTEGEHFNLFCKVLYVYEGAGSQWTAFVWDGSDAPPAIIHKKLSEEMHQPLALHLESFSLARDIVCSFPTLGTVLRVISQDIEPDFLPLLRAGNWVKLTNLMCELHDGLWRVVLTQYSRIHYASNGDQFKPQPQRLYDERLLRNPRNLRRMPQWSLPWPSRITEVDIDDDCEFRTLMDVVTSTEVMVGYKCVVRVVSVLPCRAMDYHYPNGVLRIRLTLEDPTTRIHAFLYAEDGLKFFNGPSSDEVLSTKRNALVGASANIDGEEEEDTPRNPPWVQVCLRAQYQIEGDLESREYIVFGTKLRD; the protein is encoded by the exons ATGACTTTTGTTGTGGCGATGATAAACGAAAGCCAGAGGTACAACATCGTAGATTGGTACAAAG ATTGGTATTACTTCGTGAGGATAATTGATGAGACTTATCATGATATTGGGTTACCCGTTCATATATTCTTTGAAACTATGGATAGAAGTCCTCGTGTTTTGTCTCCTGGAGACATAATTCAATTTCAAAGTGTTACG GTGAAAGTTTTTGGAGATGAAATGTCTGCAGTTTATAACAAGCAGTACTCTAGCTTTTCCCTGTATGACGGAAGAGATGGTAGTGTTCCTTATCAGACTTCTCAAAGATTCCGCGAAAGGGACCTAGACAAGAGATTTGTCACAGACTTGAGAAGATGGTTTCGGGATTTCCCTATTGATGAAG GCCCAAGTAATTTCTCTTTCGCGAGACAATTGACAGAGGGAGAgcattttaatttgttttgtaaA GTACTTTATGTCTATGAAGGAGCTGGAAGTCAGTGGACAGCCTTTGTTTGGGATGGAAGTGATGCTCCTCCAGCCATAATTCACAAAAA GCTCTCAGAGGAGATGCACCAGCCATTAGCTCTACATTTGGAATCTTTTTCCTTAGCAAGAGATATTGTATGTAGCTTTCCAACTTTAGGAACCGTGTTAAGGGTGATATCTCAAGATATTGAGCCAGACTTCCTTCCTTTGTTGAGAGCTGGCAACTGGGTAAAACTTACAAATTTGATGTGTGAATTGCATGATGGACTATGGCGTGTTGTGTTGACTCAGTACTCTAGGATTCATTATGCATCAAATGGGGATCAATTCAAACCTCAGCCACAAAG GTTATATGATGAGCGGTTGTTACGAAATCCTAGAAATTTGAGACGAATGCCACAATGGAGCTTACCTTGGCCTTCTCGAATTACAG AGGTTGATATTGATGATGATTGTGAATTTCGTACCTTAATGGATGTTGTCACGAGTACGGAG GTGATGGTTGGTTATAAGTGCGTTGTTCGTGTTGTATCGGTTTTGCCATGCCGGGCAATGGACTATCACTACCCTAATGGGGTCCTTAGAATTAGACTAACGTTAGAAGACCCAACTACCAGAATTCATGCCTTTTTGTATGCCGAAGATGGG ttGAAGTTTTTCAATGGACCTTCATCTGATGAGGTATTGAGTACAAAGCGAAATGCACTGGTAGGAGCTTCTGCAAATATTgatggagaggaagaagaggataCTCCTCGAAACCCACCTTGGGTGCAGGTTTGTTTAAGGGCGCAATATCAAATTGAAGGTGACTTAGAGAGTAGGGAGTACATAGTATTTGGCACGAAGCTTAGAGATTAG
- the LOC133742278 gene encoding ERAD-associated E3 ubiquitin-protein ligase component HRD3A: protein MMNLVNRKLVFAAVAVFSLSAVTIFARPFVLVLSPDDLLNAANPADGGDSPATDPTQNDSADWDEFGDSAYPQSEEELDPGSWRPIFEPDPFKPDLAAHPDKEYYSTVSKLVDSVSSGDTALMEDAVSEIEASAARGVPHARSVLGFLFGTGQMRKQNKAKAFTYHYFAADGGNMQSKMALAYTYFRQDMFEKAVKLYSELAEAAVNSFLISKDSPVIEPVRIHNGAEENKEALRKSRGEEDEDFQILEYQAQKGNSLAMYKIGLFYYFGLRGLRRDHAKALSWFLKSVEKGEPRAMEFLGEIYARGAGVERNYTKALEWLTLASKQELYSAYNGMGYLYVKGYGVEKKNYTKAKEYFEKAAENRDAGGHYNLGVLYLKGIGVKRDVKLACQYFIVAANHGQPKAFYQLAKMFHAGVGLKKNLPRATVLYKLVAERGPWSSLSRWALESYLKGDVGKAFFLYSRMAELGYEVAQSNAAWILDKYGEHSMCMGESGFCTDAERHQRAHSLWWQASEQGNEHAALLIGDAYYYGQGTERDFERAAEAYKHAKSQSNAQAMFNLGYMHEHGQGLPLDLHLAKRFYDQALEIDPAAKLPVTLALASLWIRKNYADGFLVHLIDSLPEVYPKLEEWIDDVLLEEGNATILTLFVCLLTVLYLRERQRRHAVVVPAGVAMPHQPNELVAPAPVI, encoded by the exons ATGATGAATCTGGTGAATCGGAAACTGGTTTTCGCGGCGGTGGCggttttctctctctccgccgTCACGATTTTCGCGCGGCCGTTTGTTCTGGTTCTCTCACCAGACGACCTCTTAAACGCCGCTAACCCGGCCGACGGCGGCGACTCTCCCGCCACCGATCCGACTCAGAATGACTCGGCCGACTGGGACGAGTTCGGCGACTCGGCGTATCCGCAATCCGAGGAGGAGCTCGACCCGGGCTCGTGGCGTCCCATCTTCGAACCCGACCCGTTCAAGCCCGACCTGGCCGCCCACCCGGACAAGGAGTACTACTCCACCGTGTCGAAATTGGTCGACTCCGTCAGCTCCGGCGACACGGCGCTCATGGAGGACGCGGTTTCCGAGATCGAGGCGTCCGCTGCCCGCGGTGTGCCTCACGCGCGGTCCGTGCTCGGGTTTCTGTTCGGCACGGGACAGATGAGGAAGCAGAACAAGGCCAAGGCGTTCACGTACCATTACTTCGCCGCGGACGGCGGCAATATGCAGTCGAAGATGGCTCTGGCTTATACTTACTTTAGGCAAGAT ATGTTTGAGAAAGCGGTGAAGCTGTACTCGGAATTAGCCGAGGCAGCTGTGAATAGCTTCTTGATTTCAAAGGACTCTCCGGTGATTGAGCCGGTGAGGATCCACAATGGAGCTGAAGAGAATAAGGAGGCATTGAGGAAAAGCCGAGGCGAAGAAGATGAGGACTTTCAGATTCTGGAGTATCAGGCTCAGAAGGGGAATTCTCTGGCAATGTATAAGATTGGCCTCTTTTACTATTTCGGGCTCAGAGGGTTGCGCCGTGACCACGCTAAGGCATTGTCGTGGTTTCTCAAGTCTGTGGAGAAGGGAGAGCCTAGGGCTATGGAGTTTCTTGGTGAGATTTATGCTAGAGGAGCTGGGGTTGAGAGGAATTACACTAAGGCTCTGGAGTGGCTTACATTAGCATCTAAACAAGAACTGTATTCGGCTTATAATGGGATGGGCTATTTGTACGTTAAAGGATATGGAGTGGAGAAGAAGAACTACACTAAG GCAAAAGAGTACTTTGAGAAGGCTGCTGAGAATCGAGATGCTGGCGGGCACTATAACTTGGGAGTACTTTATCTCAAAGGGATTGGGGTAAAAAGAGATGTGAAACTTGCATGCCAGTACTTTATAGTGGCTGCTAATCACGGTCAACCAAAGGCATTCTACCAGCTTGCAAAGATGTTTCATGCTGGAGTGGGGCTTAAGAAAAATCTTCCCAGG GCTACTGTGTTGTACAAACTAGTTGCTGAAAGGGGGCCATGGAGTTCCTTGTCCAGATGGGCACTGGAGTCATACTTAAAGGGGGATGTGGGGAAGGCATTTTTCTTATACTCAAGGATGGCTGAGTTAGGGTATGAGGTAGCGCAAAGTAACGCTGCATGGATTCTTGACAAGTACGGAGAACATAGCATGTGCATGGGAGAATCTGGCTTTTGTACAGATGCAGAAAGGCATCAGCGGGCACATTCTTTGTGGTGGCAAGCATCTGAGCAGGGTAACGAACATGCTGCTTTGCTGATTGGGGATGCATATTACTATGGTCAG GGTACTGAGAGGGATTTTGAACGTGCAGCAGAGGCTTACAAGCATGCTAAGTCCCAATCTAATGCACAGGCCATGTTCAACCTCGGCTACATGCATGAGCATGGACAAGGATTACCTTTGGATCTCCATCTTGCCAAACGTTTCTATGATCAAGCCCTAGAGATTGATCCAGCAGCAAAGTTACCAGTCACGCTAGCCCTTGCAAGCTTATGGATACGAAAGAATTATGCCGATGGTTTTCTG GTCCATTTGATCGACTCATTGCCTGAAGTCTATCCAAAATTGGAAGAATGGATAGATGACGTGTTGCTGGAGGAAGGAAATGCAACAATATTGACTCTTTTTGTTTGTCTCCTCACTGTCCTATATCTCCGTGAGCGACAACGCAGGCATGCTGTAGTAGTCCCTGCTGGAGTGGCTATGCCGCACCAACCAAATGAGCTTGTTGCACCTGCACCTGTCATTTAG
- the LOC133742282 gene encoding uncharacterized protein LOC133742282 isoform X1, giving the protein MSIELKLSRINRVYRPCELVEGKIIVKSSSSISHYGIRIAVDGSVSLQVRGGTAGVIETLVGAAKPISILRNKIVDLRPAGKIASGITEIPFSMHIRQPREDNLEKFYETFHGGNINIQYLVTVDISRGYLYKSLSTTMEFIVESDKADVIERPVSPEMVVFYITQDTQRHPLLPQLKSGGFRIIGKMATQCSLSDPVSGELTVEASAVPISSIDIHLLRVESILLGEKIVTEKSVVQTTQIADGDVCHNMTLPIHVILPRLLTCPTVSAGPFSIEFKVVIVITFQSEVAKLHSKSDPTTPRLWLAMETLPLELVRTR; this is encoded by the exons ATGTCGATTGAGCTCAAGCTTTCCCGGATTAATCGAGTTTATCGTCCTTGT GAACTGGTTGAGGGCAAGATCATAGTGAAGTCTTCGTCTTCAATCTCGCACTATGGAATTCGCATCGCGGTTGATGGATCTGTCAGCTTGCAG GTTCGGGGAGGGACGGCCGGAGTTATAGAGACTTTGGTTGGTGCTGCCAAGCCTATTTCGATTCT CAGGAACAAAATTGTTGACCTTAGACCTGCTGGAAAGATTGCTTCAGGCATAACCGAG ATACCGTTTTCCATGCATATCAGGCAACCAAGAGAAGATAACCTCGAAAAGTTCTATGAGACGTTCCATGGAGGAAATATTAACATTCAG TATTTAGTGACTGTAGATATATCGAGAGGATACCTGTATAAGTCGTTATCTACAACAATGGAGTTCATAGTTGAAAGTGATAAAG CTGATGTAATTGAGCGACCAGTTTCTCCGGAGATGGTTGTCTTTTACATTACTCAGGATACCCAAAGACATCCGCTACTTCCTCAACTGAAATCAG GTGGATTTCGAATCATTGGAAAAATGGCCACTCAATGTTCTTTATCGGATCCTGTTAGTGGTGAACTAACAGTAGAAGCATCTGCAGTTCCAATTTCTTCCATTGATATACACTTGCTTCGTGTAGAGTCAATCCTTCTAGGGGAGAAAATTGTGACTGAGAAGTCTGTGGTTCAGACTACACAG ATAGCAGATGGAGACGTCTGTCATAATATGACTCTGCCCATTCATGTTATACTTCCCCGTCTTTTGACATGTCCTACAGTCTCAGCAGG GCCATTCTCGATTGAATTTAAAGTTGTCATAGTCATAACATTTCAGTCAGAGGTAGCCAAATTGCATTCAAAATCTGATCCTACAACTCCCAGACTATGG CTTGCAATGGAGACTCTACCGCTTGAACTTGTTAGAACAAGGTAA
- the LOC133742282 gene encoding uncharacterized protein LOC133742282 isoform X2, producing the protein MSIELKLSRINRVYRPCELVEGKIIVKSSSSISHYGIRIAVDGSVSLQVRGGTAGVIETLVGAAKPISILNKIVDLRPAGKIASGITEIPFSMHIRQPREDNLEKFYETFHGGNINIQYLVTVDISRGYLYKSLSTTMEFIVESDKADVIERPVSPEMVVFYITQDTQRHPLLPQLKSGGFRIIGKMATQCSLSDPVSGELTVEASAVPISSIDIHLLRVESILLGEKIVTEKSVVQTTQIADGDVCHNMTLPIHVILPRLLTCPTVSAGPFSIEFKVVIVITFQSEVAKLHSKSDPTTPRLWLAMETLPLELVRTR; encoded by the exons ATGTCGATTGAGCTCAAGCTTTCCCGGATTAATCGAGTTTATCGTCCTTGT GAACTGGTTGAGGGCAAGATCATAGTGAAGTCTTCGTCTTCAATCTCGCACTATGGAATTCGCATCGCGGTTGATGGATCTGTCAGCTTGCAG GTTCGGGGAGGGACGGCCGGAGTTATAGAGACTTTGGTTGGTGCTGCCAAGCCTATTTCGATTCT GAACAAAATTGTTGACCTTAGACCTGCTGGAAAGATTGCTTCAGGCATAACCGAG ATACCGTTTTCCATGCATATCAGGCAACCAAGAGAAGATAACCTCGAAAAGTTCTATGAGACGTTCCATGGAGGAAATATTAACATTCAG TATTTAGTGACTGTAGATATATCGAGAGGATACCTGTATAAGTCGTTATCTACAACAATGGAGTTCATAGTTGAAAGTGATAAAG CTGATGTAATTGAGCGACCAGTTTCTCCGGAGATGGTTGTCTTTTACATTACTCAGGATACCCAAAGACATCCGCTACTTCCTCAACTGAAATCAG GTGGATTTCGAATCATTGGAAAAATGGCCACTCAATGTTCTTTATCGGATCCTGTTAGTGGTGAACTAACAGTAGAAGCATCTGCAGTTCCAATTTCTTCCATTGATATACACTTGCTTCGTGTAGAGTCAATCCTTCTAGGGGAGAAAATTGTGACTGAGAAGTCTGTGGTTCAGACTACACAG ATAGCAGATGGAGACGTCTGTCATAATATGACTCTGCCCATTCATGTTATACTTCCCCGTCTTTTGACATGTCCTACAGTCTCAGCAGG GCCATTCTCGATTGAATTTAAAGTTGTCATAGTCATAACATTTCAGTCAGAGGTAGCCAAATTGCATTCAAAATCTGATCCTACAACTCCCAGACTATGG CTTGCAATGGAGACTCTACCGCTTGAACTTGTTAGAACAAGGTAA
- the LOC133742280 gene encoding uncharacterized protein LOC133742280, with the protein MADQKAEIFELNNGTMRVLISNLGCTITSLSVPGKDGKSADVVLGFDSVEPYLKGLAPYFGCIVGRVANRIKDGKFTLNGTDYSVSLNRPPNSLHGGNKGYDKQIWQVAEHKKGDKPSITFKYQSHDGEEGYPGSVSVTATYTLTSSTTMRLDMEAVPENKPTPISLAQHTYWNLAGHNSGDVLDHRVQIWANHITPVDENTVPTGEIMPVKGTPFDFTAERRVGESIHEVGLGYDHNYVLDCGEEKEGLKHAAKVRDPSSSRVLNLWSNAPGMQFYTGNYVDCVQGKAGAVYNKHAGLCLETQGFPNAINTQNFPSVVVQPGEKYRNTMLFEFSVE; encoded by the exons ATGGCAGATCAGAAAGCAGAAATCTTTGAACTCAACAATGGCACCATGCGAGTCCTCATCTCCAACCTGGGCTGCACCATCACCTCCCTGTCCGTTCCTGGCAAAGACG GAAAATCGGCTGATGTTGTTCTTGGATTCGACTCTGTTGAGCCCTATTTG AAAGGGCTGGCTCCTTATTTTGGCTGCATTGTGGGCCGGGTCGCCAATAGGATCAAGGATGGCAAGTTTACACTCAATGGAACTGACTACTCTGTGTCTCTCAACAGGCCTCCAAACAGTCTCCATG GTGGTAACAAGGGTTATGACAAGCAGATATGGCAGGTAGCCGAACATAAGAAGGGCGACAAGCCATCCATTACTTTCAAATATCAGAGTCATGATGGGGAGGAAG GTTACCCCGGGAGTGTTTCTGTGACTGCAACTTATACACTTACTTCAAGCACTACCATGCGACTCGACATGGAAGCAGTGCCTGAGAACAAGCCTACCCCTATCAGCTTAGCTCAGCACACTTACTGGAACTTGGCTGGCCATAACTCAGGCGACGTACTTGACCACAGAGTTCAAATATGGGCTAACCACATTACCCCTGTGGATGAAAACACAGTTCCCACAGGTGAAATCATGCCAGTTAAAGGCACCCCCTTTGATTTCACTGCTGAGAGGAGGGTCGGTGAGTCCATCCATGAGGTTGGACTAGGGTACGATCACAACTATGTGCTTGATTGTGGGGAAGAGAAGGAAGGTTTGAAACATGCTGCTAAAGTGAGAGACCCTTCCAGCTCAAGGGTCCTTAACCTATGGAGCAATGCCCCTGGGATGCAGTTTTACACTGGGAATTATGTCGATTGTGTTCAAGGTAAAGCAGGTGCTGTTTATAATAAGCATGCAGGGCTCTGCTTGGAGACTCAGGGATTCCCAAATGCAATCAACACTCAAAACTTCCCATCTGTTGTTGTCCAACCTGGTGAGAAGTATAGAAACACCATGTTGTTCGAGTTTTCAGTTGAGTGA